Proteins encoded together in one Cryptosporangium aurantiacum window:
- a CDS encoding putative cobaltochelatase, whose translation MRDRRVTPPYPFSAVVGLDDLRLALTLNAISPAIGGVLARGEKGTAKSTVVRALHALLPPITVVAGCRFACDPAAPDPQCPDGPHGDVLPEARAARLVELPVGATEDRLVGALDLERALTEGVRAYQPGLLAAAHRGVLYVDEVNLLADHLVDTLLDAAGMGRAYVERDGVSVRHAARFLLVGTMNPEEGELRPQLLDRFGLTVEVTASRNPAERADVVRRRLAYEADPEGFAARWAAEDASLAARIVEARTRLADVVLSDAALRRITAVCAAFDVDGLRADLVTARTAVALAAWHGRDHVTDDDIRRAAELALPHRRRRNPFDAPGLDQDKLDQALRDAAENDPDEDPDGPDGGGPGDGGPDGPDDGGPDDGGPGGADGPDGGTERNDPTADAPGTPSGTPPGTPDGGGPDVPAGPVPAGRPSADGAADAPRLPGPSPVEQAAVRAASPYRTKLLTVPGVGRNQSDATGRRSPAESRRGRVVRATRTDGPVTDVHLTATLLAAAPHQRSRGRTAGLILEKTDLRAAVRRGRESNTILFCVDASGSMAARQRMAAVKGAVLSLLLDAYQRRDTVGLVTFRRDTATLALPPTGSIEVAARRLDELPTGGRTPLAAGLAKSAEVIRLERRRNPHRRPLLVVVTDGRATHGKNARDEARRAAAYLAADRIASVVVDCEAGPIRLGLAQELAVHLGATALRLGDLSADGLATIARAA comes from the coding sequence GTGCGTGACCGGCGGGTGACACCGCCGTACCCGTTCTCCGCAGTCGTCGGACTCGACGACCTGCGCCTGGCGTTGACGCTCAACGCCATCTCGCCCGCCATCGGCGGCGTCCTGGCCCGGGGTGAGAAGGGCACCGCAAAATCGACCGTGGTGCGTGCGCTGCACGCGCTGCTGCCCCCGATCACCGTCGTCGCCGGGTGCCGATTCGCCTGCGACCCGGCCGCCCCCGACCCGCAGTGCCCGGATGGTCCGCACGGCGACGTGCTCCCCGAAGCCCGGGCGGCGCGGCTCGTGGAGCTGCCCGTCGGCGCCACCGAGGACCGTCTCGTTGGCGCCCTCGACCTGGAGCGCGCGCTCACCGAGGGCGTCCGCGCCTACCAGCCGGGTCTGCTCGCGGCCGCGCACCGTGGCGTCCTGTACGTGGACGAGGTGAACCTGCTCGCCGACCACCTCGTCGACACGCTCCTCGACGCGGCGGGCATGGGCCGCGCCTACGTCGAGCGTGACGGCGTCTCGGTGCGGCACGCGGCGCGGTTCCTGCTGGTCGGCACGATGAACCCGGAAGAGGGTGAGCTGCGGCCGCAGCTGCTCGACCGGTTCGGGCTGACCGTCGAGGTGACCGCGAGCCGGAATCCCGCCGAGCGGGCCGATGTGGTCCGGCGGCGGCTGGCCTACGAGGCCGACCCGGAGGGGTTCGCGGCCCGCTGGGCCGCGGAGGACGCCTCGCTGGCGGCCCGGATCGTCGAGGCCCGCACCCGATTGGCGGACGTCGTCCTGAGCGACGCCGCCCTGCGGCGGATCACCGCGGTGTGCGCCGCTTTTGACGTGGATGGGCTCCGGGCGGACCTGGTCACCGCGCGGACCGCGGTCGCGCTGGCGGCGTGGCACGGGCGGGATCACGTCACCGACGACGACATCCGGCGCGCCGCCGAGCTCGCGCTGCCGCACCGCCGCCGCCGGAACCCGTTCGACGCGCCCGGGCTCGATCAGGACAAGCTCGACCAGGCGCTGCGGGACGCCGCCGAGAACGATCCCGACGAGGACCCCGACGGCCCCGATGGCGGCGGTCCCGGCGACGGCGGCCCGGATGGCCCTGACGACGGTGGCCCTGACGACGGTGGCCCCGGCGGAGCCGACGGCCCGGACGGTGGCACCGAGCGGAACGACCCGACCGCGGACGCACCGGGAACCCCGTCGGGTACACCGCCGGGCACTCCGGACGGCGGCGGGCCCGACGTACCGGCCGGGCCGGTTCCGGCCGGCCGGCCGTCGGCCGATGGTGCGGCTGACGCACCGCGGCTACCCGGGCCGTCCCCGGTCGAGCAGGCGGCGGTCCGGGCGGCGTCCCCCTACCGCACGAAGCTGCTCACGGTGCCCGGCGTCGGCCGGAATCAGTCCGACGCCACCGGCCGGCGCTCGCCCGCCGAGTCCCGCCGTGGCCGGGTGGTGCGCGCCACCCGTACGGACGGCCCGGTGACCGACGTCCACCTGACTGCGACGTTGCTGGCCGCAGCGCCGCACCAGCGGTCGCGCGGACGCACCGCGGGCCTGATCCTGGAGAAGACCGACCTACGTGCCGCGGTCCGCCGCGGCCGGGAGTCGAACACGATCCTGTTCTGCGTCGACGCCTCCGGATCGATGGCGGCGCGGCAGCGGATGGCCGCGGTCAAGGGCGCGGTGCTCTCCCTGCTGCTCGACGCGTACCAGCGCCGCGACACCGTCGGGCTGGTGACGTTCCGCCGGGACACCGCGACGCTCGCGCTGCCGCCCACCGGCAGCATCGAGGTCGCCGCCCGCCGCCTGGACGAGCTGCCCACCGGTGGGCGGACGCCGCTCGCCGCGGGGCTGGCCAAGTCCGCCGAGGTCATCCGGCTGGAGCGCCGACGCAACCCGCACCGGCGTCCGCTGCTGGTCGTGGTCACCGACGGCCGGGCCACCCACGGCAAGAACGCCAGGGACGAGGCGCGTCGGGCCGCCGCGTACCTCGCCGCCGACCGCATCGCCTCGGTCGTCGTCGACTGCGAGGCCGGACCGATCCGTCTCGGCCTCGCCCAGGAACTCGCCGTCCATCTCGGCGCCACCGCACTCCGCCTCGGCGACCTCTCCGCCGACGGACTGGCCACGATTGCGAGGGCTGCATAA
- a CDS encoding phosphoribosyltransferase, whose amino-acid sequence MFFTDRTEAGRALAAAVAEHLTAHGGAHHVPLVLGLPRGGVPIARTVAAAVHGELDVVVARKIGVPWHRELGVGAVTVDGPALFDQALLGQVGLRLEDLDADVERERAEARRRTERYRGGRPAPVIAGRTVVVVDDGLATGATARAALRRVRAENPAHLVFAAPVCAPQAVAMLGTEADAVVCVSAPPEFRAVGFHYRDFPQLTDEQVEQELHAARQDSAALRL is encoded by the coding sequence ATGTTCTTCACCGACCGGACGGAAGCAGGACGGGCGTTGGCCGCTGCGGTGGCCGAGCACCTGACTGCGCACGGCGGTGCGCACCACGTGCCGCTGGTGCTCGGGCTGCCGCGCGGCGGTGTCCCGATCGCGCGGACGGTGGCCGCTGCGGTCCACGGTGAGCTGGACGTCGTCGTCGCGCGGAAGATCGGGGTGCCGTGGCATCGGGAGCTCGGCGTCGGCGCGGTCACCGTCGACGGCCCGGCGCTGTTCGACCAGGCCCTGCTCGGGCAGGTCGGCCTGCGGCTGGAGGACCTGGACGCGGACGTGGAGCGCGAACGGGCCGAGGCGCGCCGCCGCACCGAGCGGTACCGGGGCGGACGGCCGGCGCCGGTGATCGCGGGGCGGACCGTCGTGGTGGTCGACGACGGGCTCGCGACCGGAGCCACCGCACGCGCGGCGCTGCGGCGGGTCCGCGCCGAGAACCCCGCGCACCTCGTTTTCGCGGCCCCCGTGTGCGCGCCCCAGGCGGTGGCGATGCTCGGCACCGAGGCCGACGCCGTGGTCTGCGTCAGCGCGCCGCCGGAGTTCCGCGCGGTCGGGTTCCACTACCGCGACTTCCCGCAGCTCACCGACGAGCAGGTGGAGCAGGAGCTGCACGCCGCCCGCCAAGACAGCGCCGCACTCCGCCTCTGA
- a CDS encoding response regulator has translation MIRVAVVDDHPVFRLGMVALLASLDAVDVVAQAASREEALATIGPDVDVVIMDLHLGDDSGTETTRELVRRMPDVRVLVVTMLEDDESVVASVRAGARGYLLKGATPAEVERAVRAVANGEVILGPQVAARAMTYLSGARTAGPLPFPELTDREREVLDLVARGYDNTTISRRLVLSPKTVRNHVANVLTKLGVPNRSEALLLARDRGLGAAT, from the coding sequence GTGATCCGGGTCGCGGTCGTCGACGACCATCCGGTGTTCCGCCTCGGGATGGTGGCGCTGCTCGCCAGCCTCGACGCGGTGGACGTGGTGGCGCAGGCGGCCTCCCGGGAGGAAGCGTTGGCGACGATCGGGCCGGACGTCGACGTCGTGATCATGGACCTCCACCTCGGCGACGACTCCGGCACCGAGACGACCAGGGAACTCGTGCGACGGATGCCGGACGTGCGGGTCCTGGTCGTGACGATGCTCGAGGACGACGAGTCGGTGGTCGCGTCGGTCCGCGCCGGGGCTCGGGGTTACCTGCTGAAGGGCGCGACGCCGGCGGAGGTCGAGCGGGCGGTGCGTGCGGTGGCGAACGGCGAGGTGATCCTCGGACCGCAGGTGGCCGCGCGGGCGATGACGTACCTGTCCGGCGCGCGCACGGCCGGGCCGCTGCCGTTCCCGGAGCTCACCGACCGCGAGCGGGAAGTCCTGGACCTGGTCGCCCGCGGCTACGACAACACGACGATCTCGCGCCGGTTGGTGTTGAGCCCGAAGACCGTGCGGAACCACGTGGCCAACGTGCTGACGAAGCTCGGCGTCCCGAACCGCTCGGAGGCGCTGTTGCTGGCCAGGGATCGCGGGCTGGGCGCGGCGACCTGA
- a CDS encoding sensor histidine kinase produces the protein MNRSTISPESALTSHNGGAGALGAPDGLPRTAATIAIVSWLLAGVSTVLLIVARPPVTDNLWYFLVDVTVAVVYGLVAGLTLSRRRHPVPWLVALMSVGCGLAAFGFACESLDARRPVPGMVVIEWLQTLGWVPGTLAIFLIVPWLIRDHRLGWPARAGVVAGILAATAFIVAQVSAALTPFLVSAGAVVLVGLVTAAEVTWRWRRGPVDERIGLGWLAVGVAVMALSFVPMIASVIYPLPIWVTPVLHLIAQAVFPAAILVSVLRQRMWGLDLAISRTVLGGLLTVGLVVLYTAVTAVLTRFLPGDGLAQVVAAAVVAVAVQPSRLRLQRHVRRLVYGDAAEPERAVRRLGRHLGGAQSAEELLNGLVESVGHALRLESVTLDVEGVRAAAWGTATSLPLVVPLEHRGDEVGLLSVTAPPGEALDTRALRALDELVSVVSAGVVLARASQDLADARQRLTSVRLEERRVIRRELHDGLGPSLAGIRLGLQGARNLIGRDPQAAGTLLAALQDELDGRVNDVRTLSRNLLPPILDELGLAPALAELAARHAQGSLDVRVRCEGAEGLSPQLATAVYGIVVEAVMNVARHAEASRCDVEVTIDAQSVRLVVEDDGTGFRADAVAGVGTRSMRERAEEQGGAFEIGPAANDGTRVAAVLPL, from the coding sequence ATGAACCGATCGACGATCTCCCCCGAGAGCGCCCTCACCAGCCACAACGGCGGTGCGGGCGCTCTCGGCGCGCCCGACGGACTACCCCGCACGGCGGCCACGATCGCGATCGTCTCCTGGCTGCTGGCCGGCGTGTCGACCGTGCTGCTGATCGTGGCCCGCCCGCCGGTCACCGACAACCTCTGGTACTTCCTCGTCGACGTCACGGTCGCCGTGGTGTACGGCCTCGTCGCCGGGCTCACGCTGTCGCGGCGTCGGCATCCGGTGCCGTGGCTGGTCGCGCTGATGTCCGTCGGTTGCGGCCTCGCCGCGTTCGGGTTCGCCTGCGAGTCCCTCGACGCACGGCGGCCGGTGCCCGGCATGGTGGTGATCGAGTGGCTGCAGACGCTCGGCTGGGTGCCCGGCACGCTGGCGATCTTCCTGATCGTGCCGTGGCTGATCCGCGATCACCGGCTCGGATGGCCGGCCAGGGCCGGTGTTGTCGCCGGGATCCTCGCAGCGACCGCGTTCATCGTCGCGCAGGTGTCCGCGGCGCTCACGCCGTTCCTCGTCTCCGCGGGCGCGGTCGTGCTCGTCGGCCTGGTGACCGCCGCCGAGGTCACCTGGCGCTGGCGGCGCGGGCCGGTCGACGAGCGGATCGGGCTCGGCTGGCTGGCGGTCGGCGTCGCGGTGATGGCGCTGTCGTTCGTCCCGATGATCGCGTCGGTGATCTACCCGCTGCCGATCTGGGTGACGCCGGTCCTGCACCTGATCGCGCAGGCCGTGTTCCCGGCGGCGATCCTCGTCTCGGTACTGCGCCAGCGGATGTGGGGCCTGGATCTGGCGATCAGCCGGACCGTGCTCGGTGGCCTGCTCACCGTCGGTCTGGTCGTGCTCTACACCGCGGTGACCGCGGTGCTCACCCGGTTCCTCCCCGGCGACGGCCTGGCCCAGGTGGTGGCGGCAGCGGTGGTCGCGGTCGCGGTGCAGCCCTCGCGGCTCCGGTTGCAGCGTCACGTCCGCCGGTTGGTCTACGGTGACGCCGCAGAGCCGGAGCGAGCCGTCCGTCGCCTCGGGCGCCACCTCGGCGGGGCCCAGAGCGCCGAGGAACTACTGAACGGCCTGGTCGAGAGCGTCGGCCACGCGTTGCGTCTGGAGTCGGTGACGCTCGACGTCGAAGGCGTGCGCGCGGCGGCCTGGGGCACCGCGACGTCGCTTCCGCTGGTGGTGCCGTTGGAGCACCGCGGCGACGAGGTCGGTCTGCTCAGCGTGACCGCACCGCCGGGGGAGGCCCTGGACACCCGCGCGCTGCGCGCGCTCGACGAACTGGTGTCGGTGGTCTCGGCCGGCGTCGTGCTCGCCCGCGCCTCCCAAGACTTGGCGGACGCCCGGCAGCGGCTGACGTCGGTCCGGCTGGAGGAGCGGCGGGTCATCCGGCGTGAGCTGCACGACGGGCTCGGGCCGTCGCTGGCGGGCATCCGGCTCGGTCTGCAGGGCGCCCGCAACCTGATCGGCCGCGATCCGCAGGCGGCCGGGACGCTGCTCGCCGCGCTCCAGGACGAGCTGGACGGCCGCGTGAACGACGTCCGGACGCTGTCGCGCAACCTGCTCCCGCCGATCCTCGACGAGCTCGGGCTCGCGCCGGCCCTCGCCGAGCTGGCGGCCCGGCACGCCCAGGGCAGCCTCGACGTGCGGGTGCGGTGCGAGGGCGCCGAGGGGCTGTCCCCGCAGCTGGCGACCGCGGTCTACGGCATCGTGGTGGAGGCCGTGATGAACGTGGCGCGGCACGCCGAGGCGTCCCGCTGCGACGTCGAGGTGACGATCGACGCGCAGTCCGTCCGGCTCGTCGTCGAAGACGACGGAACGGGTTTCCGGGCGGACGCGGTCGCCGGCGTCGGGACCCGCTCGATGCGGGAGCGCGCCGAGGAGCAGGGCGGTGCGTTCGAGATCGGTCCGGCCGCGAACGACGGGACGCGGGTGGCCGCGGTGCTTCCGCTGTGA
- a CDS encoding response regulator transcription factor, which produces MTIRVMIVDDHPLYREGLVTALAAMPDVEVVAECADGAAAVAAVDDAAPDVVLMDLQMPGLTGMEATRQVVDRRPGTAVLVLTMLEGDDAVFAAMRAGARGYLLKGAGRAEIARAIEAVAGGEVVFSAGVASRVLAWFTSGGTQALPFPELTTREREILDLVARGLTNSAIAGRLFLSPKTVRNHVSNVFTKLQVADRAEAVARARDAGLGRSLPG; this is translated from the coding sequence ATGACGATCCGTGTGATGATCGTCGACGACCACCCGCTCTACCGGGAAGGCCTGGTCACCGCACTGGCCGCGATGCCGGACGTCGAGGTGGTGGCCGAGTGCGCGGACGGCGCCGCCGCCGTGGCCGCGGTCGACGACGCCGCGCCGGACGTCGTCCTGATGGACCTGCAGATGCCCGGGCTCACCGGGATGGAGGCCACCAGGCAGGTCGTCGACCGGCGGCCCGGTACCGCGGTGCTCGTGCTCACGATGCTCGAGGGCGACGACGCGGTGTTCGCCGCGATGCGCGCCGGCGCCCGCGGTTACCTGCTGAAAGGGGCGGGACGGGCGGAGATCGCGCGGGCGATCGAGGCGGTGGCGGGCGGCGAGGTGGTGTTCAGCGCCGGGGTCGCGAGCCGGGTGCTGGCCTGGTTCACCTCCGGTGGGACCCAGGCGCTGCCGTTCCCCGAGCTGACGACCAGGGAGCGGGAGATCCTCGACCTGGTCGCCCGCGGCCTGACCAACAGCGCGATCGCCGGGCGTCTGTTCCTGTCGCCGAAGACCGTGCGCAACCACGTGTCGAACGTCTTCACGAAGCTCCAGGTGGCCGACCGCGCCGAGGCCGTGGCGCGCGCCCGCGACGCGGGTCTGGGCCGCTCCCTGCCCGGCTAG